Proteins found in one Ptychodera flava strain L36383 chromosome 3, AS_Pfla_20210202, whole genome shotgun sequence genomic segment:
- the LOC139129839 gene encoding uncharacterized protein has translation MLSGEPLTFFANTEAEQSVSTDKTEKVDSDQDKVAENKEMTSDTPTMTRDSVSFLSFLPMPNMDADIANQPTESGQDSQKQQGEEQAVNPLQDNDGGQIPVPPPLVTAETVKTGDVMTYADLDLPMPSPQVQLPPKEETQYADLQFAQN, from the exons ATGCTATCTGGAG AACCactgacattttttgcaaacaccGAGGCCGAACAAAGTGTTTCTACTGACAAAACGGAGAAGGTTGATTCTGATCAAGATAAAGTGGCAGAGAATAAGGAAATG ACTTCTGATACTCCAACCATGACAAGAGATTCCGTCA GCTTTCTTTCATTTCTACCTATGCCTAACATGGATGCTGACATTGCAAATCAGCCGACTGAGAGTGGTCAAGATTCGCAGAAGCAGCAGGGGGAAGAGCAG GCAGTTAACCCCCTACAAGATAACGATGGCGGTCAGATTCCAG TGCCCCCGCCTTTGGTGACAGCTGAA ACTGTGAAAACGGGTGACGTCATGACATACGCGGATCTTGATCTGCCAATGCCAAGCCCACAAGTGCAGTTACCGCCAAAGGAGGAGACTCAATATGCAGACTTACAATTTGCGCAGAACTAA